In Salvelinus sp. IW2-2015 unplaced genomic scaffold, ASM291031v2 Un_scaffold5741, whole genome shotgun sequence, the following proteins share a genomic window:
- the LOC112078488 gene encoding stonustoxin subunit beta-like codes for MPPLSPLDPDTAHPTLVLLEGPQGAHCGEEPQSYPLHPLRFDSVAQVLCREGQFGGASYWEVEWRGGGWVDIGMTYKGIGRKGGGKPCLLGRNENSWRLRCTHAGYAAWHDNRKTTVAAPLCPRIGVFLEHQKGALSFYSVASDAVSLLHTFRCPFSQXLYPAFRLDLDATLLICPHETHNGN; via the exons ATGCCACCG CTCAGTCCCCTGGACCCAGACACGGCCCACCCCACCCTGGTCCTCTTGGAGGGTCCCCAGGGGGCTCACTGTGGAGAGGAGCCCCAGTCCTACCCCCTCCACCCCTTGCGCTTCGACTCCGTGGCCCAGGTCCTCTGTAGGGAGGGCCAGTTTGGAGGGGCCAGCTACTGGGAggtggagtggaggggaggagggtgggTGGACATTGGGATGACGTACAAAGGGATCGGACGTAAAG GAGGCGGAAAACCCTGTCTGCTGGGACGGAACGAGAACTCATGGCGTCTGAGGTGCACGCACGCCGGGTACGCCGCGTGGCACGATAACCGGAAGACGACCGTAGCTGCGCCCCTGTGCCCGCGGATCGGCGTGTTTCTGGAACACCAGAAGGGAGCGTTGTCCTTCTATAGTGTGGCGTCGGACGCCGTTTCCCTGCTCCACACGTTCAGGTGTCCGTTCTCTCAGRCGCTGTACCCAGCGTTTCGGTTGGACCTGGACGCCACACTGTTGATATGTCCACATGAAACACACAACGGGAACTAA